In Sphaeramia orbicularis chromosome 15, fSphaOr1.1, whole genome shotgun sequence, a single genomic region encodes these proteins:
- the ch25h gene encoding cholesterol 25-hydroxylase-like protein has product MPCCTTPQLFTMPSNLSEAEVHQFQTAGMADSQSNVDPLLQILWDWLRNHHSLLTSPFFPVLFSLSVYLSCCLPYLCLDMLCSRIALVRRFKIQPQSQVTWPEARSCLRNIFHNHACFIFPLSLLHWFWKPLVCPKMAPDTLSVVVDVLACLLLFDMQYFFWHLLHHNVPWLYCFFHKEHHYYTAPFTLTTQNTGVWELLSLSFFTTLNPALLDCHPLTEMLFFVANIFLSVEAHSGYDFPWSPHRLVPFGLYGGARHHDLHHRQFRVNYAPYFTHWDRLYGSLQEENMKIKK; this is encoded by the coding sequence ATGCCTTGTTGCACAACACCACAACTCTTCACAATGCCATCTAATTTAAGTGAAGCAGAAGTGCATCAGTTTCAGACTGCAGGGATGGCAGACTCACAGAGCAATGTGGACCCCCTCCTGCAGATTCTCTGGGACTGGCTGAGGAACCACCACAGCCTGTTAACGTCTCCATTTTTCCCTGTTTTGTTTTCACTCAGTGTTTATTTGAGCTGCTGTCTTCCTTATTTGTGTCTGGATATGCTCTGCTCCAGAATAGCTCTGGTACGTCGCTTCAAGATCCAGCCTCAGAGCCAGGTGACATGGCCAGAGGCTCGGAGCTGCCTGCGCAACATTTTCCACAACCACGCTTGTTTCATTTTCCCTCTGTCTCTCCTGCACTGGTTCTGGAAGCCTCTAGTTTGTCCAAAAATGGCTCCTGACACGCTCTCTGTAGTCGTGGACGTCCTGGCGTGTCTCCTCCTGTTTGACATGCAGTACTTTTTCTGGCATCTGCTGCATCACAACGTGCCCTGGCTCTACTGTTTCTTCCATAAGGAGCACCACTACTACACAGCGCCCTTCACGTTGACCACACAGAACACAGGGGTTTGGGAGCTGCTGAGCCTCAGCTTCTTCACCACACTGAACCCTGCACTCCTGGACTGTCATCCTCTCACTGAGATGCTCTTCTTTGTTGCAAACATCTTTCTGTCGGTGGAGGCTCATTCAGGCTATGATTTCCCCTGGTCTCCACATAGACTGGTGCCTTTTGGACTTTATGGAGGAGCTCGGCATCATGACCTCCACCACCGTCAATTCAGAGTAAACTATGCGCCATATTTTACGCACTGGGACAGACTTTATGGGTCACTGCAGGAAGAAAATATGAAGATAAAGAAATGA